In Pseudothermotoga hypogea DSM 11164 = NBRC 106472, the following are encoded in one genomic region:
- a CDS encoding glycosyltransferase family 4 protein has protein sequence MKIALVHFRAGFTDGVSLEMEKWKKVLEEMGHEVIYVAGEFDQAGGIQIRFLSMNDATNLQIHKNAFEKLTVSERTFQEMFENYAGRIEAELREKLPKLDLLIVNNIFSLGFNLAAAVALANFVREKNLKVIAHHHDFYWERERYSTPQCEYVKRILEEYFPPKDELILHVTINRLAQEELRRRKNIDSVVVPNVFDFNQPAWQIDEYNRDLRSALDIFEDDLVVLHATRIVPRKAIEIAMDFVACLNEKVEKKVHFVLAGFPETESQEYYRKILKKAESMPYETHFAFEMVRSERFVNDRKYYSLWDMYAICDVITYTSLLEGWGNQLIEAVFARKPLVVFEYPVYKSDIASLGFQFISLGDTAHYDENEGLYRVDVQRLDDAAERLKELLCDPKRLSEIVEKNFQIGRTHLSLESLKLLLKNILMRIGC, from the coding sequence ATGAAGATCGCTCTGGTCCACTTCAGGGCTGGTTTCACAGATGGGGTCTCTCTGGAGATGGAGAAATGGAAGAAAGTGCTCGAAGAAATGGGGCACGAAGTGATCTACGTGGCTGGAGAGTTCGATCAAGCTGGTGGCATACAGATACGTTTCCTTTCGATGAACGATGCCACGAACCTGCAGATCCACAAGAACGCATTTGAAAAGTTGACCGTAAGCGAGCGGACCTTCCAGGAGATGTTCGAGAACTACGCTGGCAGAATCGAAGCTGAACTGAGAGAGAAGTTACCCAAGCTGGATCTTCTCATCGTCAACAACATCTTCTCGCTCGGATTCAACCTGGCCGCCGCAGTCGCACTTGCAAATTTCGTGAGAGAAAAGAATTTGAAAGTCATAGCCCATCACCACGATTTCTACTGGGAGAGGGAAAGATACTCAACGCCTCAGTGCGAGTACGTGAAGAGGATACTCGAAGAATACTTCCCCCCGAAAGATGAACTCATTCTCCACGTGACGATCAACAGGCTCGCGCAAGAAGAACTGAGGCGAAGAAAGAATATCGATTCTGTTGTTGTACCGAACGTGTTCGACTTCAACCAACCTGCTTGGCAAATCGATGAGTACAACAGAGATCTCAGATCCGCTCTTGATATATTTGAAGACGATCTTGTGGTACTGCATGCCACCAGGATCGTTCCAAGGAAGGCCATAGAGATAGCGATGGACTTCGTGGCGTGCTTGAACGAAAAAGTCGAGAAAAAGGTCCACTTCGTCTTGGCGGGTTTCCCAGAAACCGAATCTCAAGAGTACTATCGAAAGATCTTGAAGAAAGCTGAAAGCATGCCTTACGAAACTCACTTCGCGTTCGAAATGGTCAGATCGGAGAGGTTCGTGAACGACAGGAAATACTACTCACTCTGGGACATGTACGCCATCTGCGATGTCATCACGTACACGTCCTTACTCGAAGGCTGGGGTAATCAGCTCATCGAGGCCGTTTTTGCGAGAAAACCACTCGTCGTGTTCGAATATCCCGTCTACAAAAGCGACATCGCGTCTTTAGGTTTCCAGTTCATCTCGCTCGGTGATACTGCTCATTACGACGAGAACGAGGGTTTGTACAGAGTCGACGTTCAGAGGTTGGACGATGCTGCAGAAAGATTGAAAGAATTGCTCTGTGATCCGAAGCGGCTTTCAGAGATCGTGGAGAAAAACTTTCAGATAGGAAGAACACACCTTTCACTCGAGAGTCTGAAGCTTTTGCTGAAAAACATTCTGATGCGAATCGGTTGTTGA
- a CDS encoding glycoside hydrolase family 38 N-terminal domain-containing protein, producing MICHTHWDREWFAPSFVTNEWLKELFERLLDLISTKRDYRYVLDGQTLILEDLLSTAPEFREKVKELVRSGNLFIGPLYAQIDFRLSPEVAIIKNFELGKEDVKKFGGDASVAWMVDNFGFISQLPQLFKRYGIEGAFLWRGVKLEKPSIEFLWESKDGSSVKCIFLIGGYRNLYGLSRTRDLAKKRLKHEIEKLKIFSLSGFVPLLDGYDLDVNPEDPRDLLNEEIELSSPEKYLNEAFSKIAEPPKISGELLSGKYACVFPGTLSSRVYLKRQAYVVGKLLRYVELLSSLHNERVDELYRTYLKTLVHDNICGVCVDTIHRKMQSVYKKLFGSLEKSLKKELKKLATHLEKGLYAVSFSPFEYDHYYCDGERCYRLQSEGVGLFKVNEFDVTRSDETLSFRNDHYEALFNEDGSLDVNGIVTGVLHLERELGDCYSTDTEEIDFSCRVSEMQVERAGERHKIVRLKRIIEAEGVSIETEERIIFDESPLVKWNIIVHASGRNYLLSFITKSFDRTSKVFAKMPFDVVERDRIDTDLLPQNAEKNLNSVLLAAREVGSIRKFPFQGFVALQGEKTLAVMAKGVHQYEVDEEGDIKIDLIRSVEWVAKNNVRGRTGDAGPLMYVPDARCEGTIDFELAICDLNTDVRSEEFFKWFNLFDDPPMLLSVNKRDDRGLESLKFFSGSLPWICVENSELLVYNPYSKPMHGLKPSQISTIPIDVVFPSGDDRAEVEILSSLRFPQFVFKKITEHELEQMKEKIEIIEEEIEQLEEILKGLKKNSREYHMSKHELLSKKRTLLELIVSLALNRGKVSKRLMRKLNELRAEKRIYDYIVELLKEGPT from the coding sequence GTGATCTGTCACACACATTGGGACAGGGAGTGGTTCGCCCCTTCATTCGTCACAAACGAATGGCTCAAGGAGCTCTTCGAAAGGCTTCTTGATCTGATTTCGACAAAAAGAGATTACCGTTACGTTCTCGATGGTCAAACGCTCATCTTGGAAGATCTTCTGAGCACAGCACCAGAGTTCCGGGAAAAAGTGAAAGAGCTTGTTCGGTCCGGCAACCTCTTTATCGGACCTCTTTACGCTCAAATAGATTTCAGGCTCTCTCCAGAGGTGGCTATCATCAAGAACTTCGAGCTTGGAAAAGAGGATGTGAAGAAATTCGGCGGCGATGCGTCTGTTGCTTGGATGGTGGACAACTTCGGCTTCATATCTCAGCTCCCGCAGCTTTTCAAACGTTACGGCATCGAAGGTGCGTTCCTCTGGAGGGGAGTGAAGCTTGAAAAACCTTCCATCGAGTTCTTGTGGGAGTCGAAGGATGGCTCTTCTGTGAAATGCATCTTCCTCATAGGTGGTTACAGAAACCTCTATGGACTATCACGCACCAGAGATTTGGCTAAGAAGCGATTGAAACACGAGATAGAAAAGCTCAAGATCTTTTCTCTTTCCGGCTTCGTACCGCTCTTGGATGGTTACGATCTGGATGTGAATCCGGAAGATCCACGCGATCTTCTCAATGAAGAAATCGAACTCTCATCTCCAGAGAAGTATTTGAATGAAGCCTTTTCGAAGATCGCAGAACCTCCAAAGATCAGTGGAGAACTGCTGAGTGGAAAGTACGCGTGTGTCTTTCCTGGCACGTTGTCTTCGAGGGTTTATTTGAAGCGTCAGGCTTACGTCGTGGGCAAATTGCTCAGATACGTCGAACTGTTGAGTTCTCTTCACAACGAGCGCGTCGATGAACTGTACAGAACGTATCTGAAAACGCTTGTGCACGACAACATCTGTGGAGTCTGCGTGGACACGATTCACAGAAAGATGCAGTCTGTCTACAAAAAGTTGTTCGGCTCGCTGGAAAAATCTCTCAAGAAAGAGTTGAAAAAACTCGCAACTCACCTCGAAAAGGGTCTGTACGCCGTTTCTTTCTCTCCCTTCGAATACGATCATTACTATTGCGACGGCGAAAGATGCTACAGGTTGCAGAGTGAAGGCGTTGGACTTTTCAAGGTGAACGAGTTCGATGTAACGCGCTCAGATGAGACACTTTCTTTCAGGAACGATCATTACGAAGCCTTATTCAATGAGGATGGAAGTTTGGATGTCAATGGGATCGTGACGGGTGTTCTGCACCTGGAAAGAGAACTTGGTGACTGTTACTCCACGGACACGGAAGAAATCGACTTCTCTTGCCGAGTCTCAGAGATGCAGGTTGAACGCGCAGGTGAGAGACACAAGATCGTTCGGTTGAAAAGGATCATCGAAGCCGAAGGTGTGTCCATCGAAACGGAGGAAAGGATAATCTTCGACGAATCTCCACTCGTTAAGTGGAACATAATTGTTCACGCTTCTGGAAGAAACTATCTTCTGAGCTTCATCACCAAGAGCTTCGACAGAACTTCCAAGGTTTTCGCAAAGATGCCGTTCGATGTCGTCGAGAGGGACAGGATCGATACCGATTTGTTGCCACAGAACGCTGAGAAGAACCTCAATTCGGTTCTGCTCGCCGCAAGGGAAGTTGGATCGATAAGAAAATTCCCGTTCCAAGGTTTTGTCGCTCTTCAAGGTGAAAAAACTCTGGCCGTGATGGCGAAGGGTGTGCATCAGTACGAGGTGGATGAAGAAGGCGACATAAAGATAGATCTGATCAGAAGTGTCGAATGGGTCGCAAAGAACAACGTGAGAGGTCGAACGGGCGATGCGGGACCCTTGATGTACGTTCCAGATGCCAGATGTGAGGGAACGATCGATTTCGAACTCGCTATCTGTGATCTGAACACGGATGTGCGGTCCGAAGAGTTTTTCAAGTGGTTCAACCTGTTCGACGATCCACCGATGCTTCTTTCCGTGAATAAACGAGATGATCGTGGTTTGGAATCTCTGAAATTCTTTTCTGGTTCACTTCCTTGGATCTGCGTCGAGAACAGCGAACTGTTGGTCTACAACCCTTACTCCAAACCGATGCATGGTTTGAAGCCAAGTCAAATAAGCACGATTCCAATCGACGTGGTTTTCCCCAGTGGTGATGATCGAGCTGAAGTTGAGATACTCAGCTCTTTGAGATTCCCGCAGTTCGTGTTCAAAAAGATCACAGAGCATGAGCTTGAGCAGATGAAGGAAAAGATCGAAATCATCGAAGAAGAGATCGAGCAACTCGAAGAGATTCTGAAAGGTTTGAAGAAGAACTCGCGCGAATACCATATGAGCAAGCATGAGCTACTGAGCAAGAAAAGAACGTTGCTCGAACTGATAGTTTCTCTCGCGTTGAATCGGGGAAAGGTATCAAAGCGTCTGATGAGAAAGCTCAACGAACTTCGTGCAGAGAAAAGAATCTACGACTACATCGTCGAACTTCTGAAGGAGGGTCCAACATGA
- a CDS encoding Ig-like domain-containing domain — MQQVYVLSFTTGSVASPPEIFWTSPRDSEENVALNSFLYVRFNKKISQGPNWEQIVLKTEAGQTVQIQKLISYETQLEIRPLERLKPNTVYLLTLPAGCVIEPTGATFQSTTIIKFRTEYRSGSI; from the coding sequence ATGCAACAGGTTTACGTCCTCTCTTTCACCACAGGTTCTGTCGCGAGTCCTCCAGAGATCTTTTGGACTTCACCGAGAGATTCAGAAGAGAACGTTGCTCTGAATTCTTTCCTGTACGTCAGGTTCAACAAGAAGATCTCGCAGGGACCGAACTGGGAGCAGATCGTGCTGAAGACGGAGGCTGGACAAACTGTGCAGATACAAAAGCTCATCAGTTATGAAACTCAGCTTGAGATAAGGCCTCTCGAGAGATTGAAGCCAAACACGGTCTATCTTCTCACGCTTCCTGCAGGTTGTGTGATCGAGCCGACGGGGGCAACTTTCCAGTCAACGACGATCATCAAGTTCAGAACGGAGTATCGGAGCGGTTCCATTTGA
- a CDS encoding aminopeptidase — protein MKFKMKNVWRTHDRAEIEQFSRQYADFMNTARTERMVIWEAEKMLKEAGFVDIEHFDGTQDKVYAVNRAKSLVAVRLVGKLQDGLNLVVAHIDSPRLDLKPQPIFEEENVALARTHYYGGVKKYQWFSLPLELHGFVVKANGEVVEIHLGQCGEDPVFVIPDLLPHLDKEDGLVSQKFDAEKLSVILGTIPLAGQEKEAVKIHVLKILKERYGIEEEDFVSAEFQLVPALKARSVGLDESLLGAYGHDDRVYGYTALRALIEAEGAKRSCGVILFDREEIGSEGNAAAKASFYVLFLKKILKVQGCTDTSLGIDELFAKTNVISADVCPGVDPMFKDVHDVQNAAKLGYGVGLVRYTGSRGKSGASEAHAEFVAKVRKVLNEEKIAWQVATLGKVDRGGGGTVAKFLAEKGACVLDMGPALLGMHSPFELVSKADLFETYRAYKALLEKLE, from the coding sequence TTGAAGTTCAAGATGAAAAATGTTTGGCGCACGCATGACAGAGCTGAGATTGAGCAGTTCAGCAGGCAGTACGCAGATTTCATGAACACGGCCAGAACCGAACGCATGGTGATCTGGGAAGCTGAAAAGATGCTTAAAGAAGCTGGTTTTGTGGATATCGAGCATTTCGATGGAACTCAGGACAAAGTTTACGCCGTGAACAGGGCAAAATCACTCGTAGCAGTGAGGTTGGTCGGCAAACTTCAAGACGGCTTGAACCTGGTGGTAGCACACATAGATTCACCCAGGTTGGATCTCAAGCCTCAACCGATCTTCGAAGAAGAAAACGTCGCTTTAGCGCGCACGCACTACTACGGCGGTGTGAAGAAGTACCAATGGTTCAGCTTGCCTCTGGAGCTTCACGGTTTCGTGGTGAAGGCAAACGGAGAAGTGGTTGAAATCCACCTGGGCCAGTGTGGTGAAGATCCCGTTTTTGTCATACCTGACCTTCTCCCACACCTCGACAAAGAGGACGGGCTGGTGAGTCAGAAGTTCGACGCGGAGAAACTTTCCGTGATTCTCGGAACAATACCTCTGGCAGGTCAGGAGAAAGAGGCTGTGAAAATACATGTTCTGAAGATCCTCAAGGAACGCTACGGCATCGAAGAGGAAGATTTCGTGAGCGCGGAGTTTCAACTTGTTCCAGCGTTGAAGGCTCGAAGCGTCGGTTTGGACGAAAGCCTGCTGGGCGCTTACGGTCACGACGATCGCGTGTATGGTTACACCGCTTTGAGAGCGCTCATCGAGGCAGAAGGAGCAAAACGTTCCTGCGGTGTGATCCTGTTCGACAGGGAAGAGATAGGCAGCGAAGGCAACGCAGCAGCGAAGGCAAGCTTCTACGTACTGTTCCTCAAGAAGATTCTGAAAGTACAAGGTTGCACCGATACATCCCTCGGCATAGACGAACTGTTCGCGAAAACCAACGTGATCTCTGCCGATGTCTGTCCAGGCGTGGATCCCATGTTCAAAGACGTTCACGATGTTCAGAACGCGGCGAAGCTCGGATACGGTGTGGGATTGGTCAGATACACCGGAAGCAGGGGGAAGTCTGGCGCGAGCGAGGCGCACGCGGAGTTCGTGGCGAAGGTGAGGAAGGTCTTGAACGAAGAAAAGATCGCTTGGCAGGTGGCAACGCTCGGTAAGGTAGACCGTGGTGGTGGCGGAACGGTAGCGAAGTTCTTGGCAGAGAAGGGTGCTTGCGTTTTGGACATGGGACCAGCTCTGCTTGGGATGCACTCACCGTTCGAGCTGGTTTCGAAGGCAGATCTTTTTGAAACTTACAGAGCCTACAAAGCCTTGCTCGAAAAACTCGAATGA
- a CDS encoding flagellin encodes MRINEVSGMWAIRQLQLLSGQQSGLIGQLSRATIPFNQDVSSSAIAERLKAQISGYQRAMYESHNAIGMLSTAEAGLGSIHSALNRLRELAVQASNSTLSDSERSALQEEYSQLLQQINATSQNVSYNNIRVLAGEVTNFSVQTGPNEGQRMTITLPAVDSERLGLSNTNVTNIENAQRALEAIDRATESVSRTRSYIGATTNRLLSAINEMSGTMINLTSSVSRLTDTDFARSTMELFRTQLLQQSSLINLIHSNVSRQSVLRLLR; translated from the coding sequence ATGAGGATCAACGAGGTCAGTGGTATGTGGGCGATACGTCAGTTGCAGCTGCTCTCAGGCCAGCAATCTGGCTTGATCGGTCAGCTTTCGCGTGCCACGATACCTTTCAATCAGGACGTTTCCTCCTCTGCGATCGCCGAAAGGTTGAAGGCGCAGATCAGCGGTTATCAAAGAGCCATGTACGAATCGCACAACGCTATAGGAATGCTTTCCACTGCCGAGGCGGGCCTGGGATCGATCCATTCTGCTCTGAACAGGCTCAGGGAGCTCGCCGTTCAGGCCTCGAACTCCACGCTCAGCGATTCTGAAAGGTCTGCACTACAAGAAGAATACTCCCAACTGTTGCAACAGATCAACGCGACGTCCCAGAACGTCAGTTACAACAACATCAGAGTTCTCGCAGGAGAAGTCACGAACTTCAGCGTTCAAACTGGACCGAACGAAGGTCAGAGGATGACTATCACGCTCCCCGCCGTAGACAGCGAAAGGTTGGGCCTTTCCAATACGAACGTCACTAACATCGAGAACGCTCAACGAGCACTCGAAGCGATCGATCGGGCAACCGAAAGCGTTTCGAGAACGCGCTCTTATATTGGAGCGACCACGAACAGATTGCTTTCTGCAATCAACGAGATGAGTGGTACGATGATCAATTTGACTTCGAGCGTGAGCAGACTCACCGACACAGATTTTGCCAGAAGCACGATGGAACTCTTCAGAACCCAGCTTTTACAGCAATCTTCTTTGATCAACCTGATCCACTCGAACGTGTCACGTCAGAGTGTTCTGAGACTGCTTCGGTGA
- a CDS encoding glycosyltransferase produces the protein MKYHNDIPQVEKCDVVVGIPSFNNATTIAHVARTAAEGIKKLGLKGLIVNSDGGSTDGTVEAFLASDTFEVPKFSLRYRGIPGKGSAVRALFETAHKARAKVFIMLDSDLRSVEPWWIERMARPILEDRTNYVTPLYLRHKYDGTITNNVCYPLTSALYGVKVRQPIGGDFAVGSKLIQVFLSKPEKVWQSNVARFGIDIWMTTTAINELEKLPVQAALGAKVHDVKDPGKQLQGMFVQVVQTLFELMIEYQDRWKNVNDLIDTEIYGEQPAQRVEEIVVDLKNLKEKASKTLRERMPVRASLRRELLESILKNGTLDVEQWVETVYEFALAYKRERSEEIVLDLLPFYFARVADFVEKTKDMDSAEAEKLIESQLQLFIRLKEPFKRRWFVDT, from the coding sequence ATGAAGTATCACAACGATATTCCACAGGTTGAAAAGTGCGACGTCGTGGTGGGTATACCGAGCTTCAACAATGCGACCACCATAGCCCACGTCGCACGAACGGCCGCGGAAGGTATCAAAAAGTTGGGACTCAAAGGCCTCATCGTGAACTCGGACGGAGGCTCAACGGACGGAACTGTGGAAGCCTTTCTGGCCAGCGATACTTTTGAAGTTCCGAAGTTTTCACTGAGATATAGAGGTATCCCCGGAAAGGGAAGTGCCGTCAGGGCACTGTTTGAGACTGCGCACAAGGCAAGGGCCAAGGTTTTCATAATGCTCGATTCGGACCTCAGGAGCGTTGAACCTTGGTGGATAGAACGCATGGCGAGACCCATACTCGAAGACAGAACCAACTACGTGACACCGCTGTACTTGAGACACAAGTACGATGGTACCATCACGAACAACGTGTGTTATCCGCTAACTTCAGCGCTCTACGGTGTGAAGGTGCGTCAGCCGATAGGTGGAGACTTCGCCGTGGGTTCGAAATTGATCCAAGTCTTTTTGAGCAAGCCTGAGAAGGTCTGGCAAAGCAATGTCGCGCGCTTTGGTATCGACATATGGATGACGACGACGGCGATCAACGAGTTGGAAAAGTTGCCCGTTCAGGCGGCACTCGGTGCCAAGGTTCACGACGTGAAAGACCCTGGTAAACAACTTCAAGGAATGTTCGTTCAGGTCGTGCAAACGCTCTTCGAGCTCATGATCGAATATCAGGACAGATGGAAAAACGTTAACGATCTGATCGACACAGAAATCTACGGTGAACAACCCGCACAGCGAGTCGAAGAGATCGTTGTGGACTTGAAAAACTTGAAAGAAAAGGCGAGCAAAACTTTGAGAGAGAGGATGCCGGTCAGAGCATCGTTGCGAAGAGAACTTCTCGAATCGATACTCAAAAACGGCACACTGGACGTAGAACAATGGGTTGAAACTGTCTACGAGTTCGCGTTAGCATACAAAAGAGAAAGGAGCGAGGAAATCGTTCTGGATCTTTTGCCGTTCTACTTTGCGCGCGTTGCGGACTTCGTCGAGAAAACCAAGGACATGGACAGCGCCGAGGCAGAAAAACTGATAGAATCTCAACTTCAACTCTTCATACGGCTGAAAGAACCGTTCAAAAGGAGATGGTTCGTTGATACTTGA
- a CDS encoding MurR/RpiR family transcriptional regulator: protein MILDSLLGMYDRLSESEKKVASYILERPDDVIHYSITEFARIVGVSETTIYRLVRKLKFDGYQSFKIELTKQISGARIYPTSPKDAFVEYIDQMRSFIDRLPSTLKKEDVEKVAEWVIQSQKTIFFGVGLSAVAAEYGSLLFSLLGFPSFYYNDPHVQVIVATSLCDRDLVVSVSHSGNIRDTVKSTQVAKDVGAKTVAITAGIGSPLASVADMVLYSPTARFEKHEFLRGNLGELVVVEILFRTILKKIYSEKEEHLNGLSEVLRPKRYEEEKR, encoded by the coding sequence TTGATACTTGACAGTTTGCTTGGAATGTACGACAGGCTCAGCGAATCTGAAAAGAAAGTGGCTTCTTACATTCTCGAAAGACCCGACGACGTGATTCACTACTCGATAACCGAATTTGCGAGGATCGTCGGTGTCAGCGAGACAACGATCTACAGGCTGGTCAGAAAGCTGAAGTTCGATGGGTACCAGTCCTTCAAGATCGAACTCACGAAGCAGATCAGTGGTGCGAGAATCTATCCAACCAGCCCCAAGGACGCTTTCGTTGAGTACATAGATCAGATGAGGTCCTTCATAGATCGCTTGCCCTCGACGCTGAAAAAGGAAGACGTCGAAAAGGTTGCAGAGTGGGTGATCCAGTCTCAAAAAACGATCTTTTTTGGTGTGGGGCTGTCTGCGGTCGCAGCGGAGTACGGAAGCCTTTTGTTCTCACTGCTTGGTTTTCCCTCCTTCTACTACAACGATCCGCATGTGCAAGTGATCGTTGCGACAAGCCTTTGCGACAGAGATCTGGTCGTATCGGTCAGCCACAGCGGTAACATTAGAGACACCGTGAAGTCCACACAGGTGGCGAAGGACGTGGGAGCCAAGACCGTGGCCATCACGGCGGGCATAGGTTCACCCTTGGCTTCGGTTGCCGACATGGTCCTCTACAGCCCCACCGCGAGGTTTGAGAAGCACGAGTTTCTCAGGGGAAACTTGGGTGAGTTGGTGGTGGTCGAGATACTCTTCAGAACGATTCTCAAAAAGATATACTCGGAAAAAGAAGAACATCTGAACGGTTTGTCTGAAGTTCTAAGGCCAAAGAGATACGAGGAAGAGAAGAGATGA
- a CDS encoding Ig-like domain-containing domain: MKIRIQLLWLMISCLLSFLCAAELTFNNWQVLMESKDESRYRLTLEQNFFEAVELRWYGVSSPGSVANDRVTFICYDGSDRPVAAFRCGRENDNIDNLTGWHTAYLILPHRTSLRFIEVRLSKPNSNPRLITKLSHARAFNCTVNDAFQPLHYEGKVSYSAYDAFSTGKVWMHAAGLGTIWGWGAPQKASIDYVIFRSFSKPSVPAGFSSNPDVYFDVAYAGTINVVGEGWTGQGGYSVAIAAGLGQGFSINQVLSKSKVQLLFKSVSHSTEGYIQDLLQNYASGITDIIIDVVEMSQAGYLKFALESMKLVATLFEIDEKIAKASTLIFENLQLPYTDRVHLWLRLKATVAAAGLAHSVLSFYTDGTVEGDLNGNRGLKIGPALLHYRGPRSPEVLDSSLKDGSTEVSLQPQIKLSLSSNVSGYDGSKILLRKVGTNQSVPTNVSIQGSTVTLSPRNSLEGNTLYELIVQQNAFRDSSNVGNLNEFRLTFTTGSPLIVVNTSIRNGESNVPIKPSIKFVFNKTCTLVRRDAIVLKKSTGEYVTDASKGANVSLSNNELTVSFSSPLAVDQPYVLEIQSGALKDSSGNPNLAFSLNFKTASFVKVVSTDPADKQRDVPTSKSIVIRFDRNIKPGPAFNNVQLKSSNQIVAIDKSISGASLVIRPRQNLEINKDYSVTVPQHAVLDSQTDAPNLAHSFSFTSAVPPQIVKSFPPNGATNVYRDQVVWIIFSEGMKKGTNFSQMSVKVNNNPVSFDSRVEFDTLTENTAPQALLLQANG, from the coding sequence GTGAAGATCAGGATTCAACTCCTGTGGCTGATGATTTCGTGTCTGTTATCCTTTCTCTGCGCTGCTGAGCTCACCTTCAACAACTGGCAAGTGCTCATGGAAAGCAAGGATGAATCTCGCTACAGGCTCACCTTGGAGCAGAATTTCTTCGAAGCCGTTGAACTGCGCTGGTACGGTGTTTCTTCCCCAGGCTCTGTGGCAAACGACAGGGTCACATTCATCTGCTACGATGGTTCGGACAGACCCGTGGCAGCCTTTCGCTGTGGTCGTGAGAACGACAACATCGACAACTTAACAGGTTGGCACACCGCCTATTTGATACTTCCTCACAGAACATCCCTGAGGTTCATCGAGGTCCGCCTTTCCAAGCCCAACAGCAACCCGAGATTGATCACGAAACTATCTCACGCAAGAGCTTTCAACTGCACCGTCAACGACGCGTTTCAGCCACTCCACTATGAAGGTAAAGTTTCCTATAGTGCTTACGACGCTTTTTCGACTGGCAAAGTTTGGATGCACGCGGCGGGCCTTGGAACCATCTGGGGTTGGGGTGCTCCACAAAAGGCATCCATCGACTACGTGATATTCAGAAGCTTTTCCAAGCCCAGCGTTCCGGCGGGATTTTCGAGCAATCCTGACGTCTACTTCGACGTTGCGTACGCCGGTACCATCAACGTGGTCGGCGAGGGTTGGACCGGTCAAGGTGGTTACAGCGTTGCGATAGCGGCTGGATTGGGACAAGGATTCTCCATTAACCAAGTCCTTTCAAAATCTAAGGTTCAACTATTGTTCAAATCTGTTAGTCACAGCACCGAAGGTTACATTCAAGATTTGCTCCAAAACTATGCGAGTGGTATTACGGATATCATCATCGATGTGGTCGAGATGAGCCAGGCTGGATATTTGAAATTCGCGCTCGAATCGATGAAGTTGGTCGCGACGCTGTTCGAAATCGATGAAAAAATTGCCAAAGCTTCAACGCTCATCTTCGAGAACCTCCAGCTTCCCTACACTGACCGGGTTCATCTGTGGTTGAGGCTGAAGGCAACCGTAGCCGCGGCCGGTCTCGCCCACAGCGTCTTGAGCTTTTACACCGATGGTACAGTCGAAGGGGACCTCAATGGAAACCGTGGACTGAAGATAGGGCCCGCGCTCTTACACTACAGAGGTCCAAGGTCCCCAGAAGTTCTCGATTCTTCTTTGAAAGATGGCTCCACTGAAGTGAGTTTACAGCCACAGATAAAACTGTCTTTGAGTTCGAACGTGTCTGGCTACGATGGTTCAAAGATCTTGTTACGGAAGGTTGGAACGAATCAGAGTGTCCCCACAAATGTGAGCATCCAAGGCTCTACAGTCACTCTCTCACCGAGAAACTCACTGGAAGGTAACACACTCTACGAGTTGATCGTTCAGCAGAACGCCTTCAGAGACAGTTCAAATGTTGGAAACCTGAACGAATTTCGTCTCACTTTCACGACCGGTTCACCACTCATCGTCGTGAATACTTCGATCAGAAACGGCGAAAGCAACGTGCCCATCAAACCATCGATCAAGTTTGTTTTCAACAAAACCTGCACGTTGGTTCGAAGGGATGCCATCGTTTTGAAAAAGTCTACCGGTGAGTACGTGACCGACGCCAGTAAAGGTGCGAACGTCAGCTTGAGCAACAACGAACTCACCGTATCCTTCAGTTCCCCACTGGCGGTCGATCAACCGTACGTTCTGGAAATTCAAAGCGGTGCGTTGAAGGATTCCAGCGGAAATCCGAACTTAGCCTTCTCACTGAATTTCAAAACTGCATCCTTCGTGAAGGTTGTTTCAACCGATCCAGCGGACAAACAACGGGATGTGCCAACGAGCAAATCCATAGTGATTCGGTTCGACAGAAATATCAAACCGGGTCCGGCTTTCAACAACGTACAGTTGAAGTCTTCCAACCAAATCGTTGCGATAGATAAAAGCATCAGTGGTGCCTCGTTGGTAATAAGACCACGTCAAAACCTTGAGATCAACAAGGATTACAGCGTAACGGTACCGCAACACGCGGTCCTCGATTCGCAAACCGACGCCCCGAACCTCGCGCACAGCTTCTCTTTCACGTCCGCAGTTCCTCCACAGATCGTCAAAAGTTTTCCACCCAACGGTGCGACAAACGTGTACCGCGATCAAGTTGTCTGGATAATCTTTTCAGAGGGGATGAAGAAAGGAACCAACTTCTCACAGATGAGTGTGAAGGTGAACAACAATCCTGTGAGCTTCGATTCGAGAGTCGAGTTCGACACCCTGACAGAAAATACTGCCCCGCAAGCCCTTCTTCTTCAGGCGAATGGGTAA